One region of Armigeres subalbatus isolate Guangzhou_Male chromosome 3, GZ_Asu_2, whole genome shotgun sequence genomic DNA includes:
- the LOC134226342 gene encoding dihydroorotate dehydrogenase (quinone), mitochondrial — MNPCRVSTPNKFRSLLKVTSLGALTFSAICLYKGNEKFYESIFMPMVRLIPPETAHQLAVLGIKLDLVRPTYQDPDTLRTRLLGMTVSNPVGIAAGFDKHGEAVDGLQRIGFGFVEIGSVTPKPQPGNPRPRVFRLNEDKAIVNRYGFNSEGHDVVYERLKKMREESQNRVILGINLGRNKHSPDAYNDYIQGIKKFSCLADYLVINISSPNTPGLRAMQNKTTLQVLLSEVLKARSTLPPEDQRPILVKFAPDLDDEDVQEIVTVVTKKEFAIDGVIVSNTTIDRPPSLKSINAGQLGGLSGAPLSQRTTRLIAKVYKWTDGKIPIIGVGGIFTGQDAYEKILAGASAVQLYTAFIFHGPPVVMRVKQELDQILRENGYKSVEEAVGKNYEKFL; from the exons ATGAATCCATGTCGAGTTAGCACACCG AATAAGTTCCGATCGCTGCTGAAGGTAACCTCGTTAGGTGCCCTAACGTTTAGCGCAATCTGTCTCTACAAAGGCAATGAAAAATTCTACGAAAGCATATTTATGCCCATGGTTAGGCTAATCCCGCCGGAGACGGCCCACCAACTGGCGGTGCTCGGCATAAAGTTAGATCTGGTACGGCCTACCTACCAGGATCCGGACACGTTGCGCACTCGACTGCTCGGAATGACAGTCAGCAATCCCGTTGGGATAGCGGCCGGGTTCGATAAGCACGGTGAAGCGGTCGATGGATTGCAACGGATTGGGTTCGGATTCGTGGAAATTGGCTCGGTCACACCGAAACCACAACCGGGAAATCCGCGACCGCGCGTTTTTCGCTTGAATGAGGACAAAGCAATTGTGAATCG GTATGGATTTAATAGCGAAGGTCATGATGTTGTTTACGAACGATTGAAGAAAATGCGCGAAGAATCTCAGAACCGAGTTATACTGGGAATAAATTTAGGAAGAAACAAGCATTCACCTGATGCATATAACGACTATATCCAGGGCATAAAGAAATTCAGTTGCTTAGCGGACTACCTCGTCATAAATATAAGCAGTCCGAACACGCCTGGCTTGAGGGCAATGCAGAACAAGACCACCCTACAAGTATTGCTAAGCGAAGTTCTGAAGGCGCGGAGCACGCTACCCCCGGAAGATCAACGCCCGATTCTAGTGAAATTTGCGCCTGATCTGGATGATGAGGACGTGCAAGAAATTGTAACCGTCGTAACTAAGAAGGAGTTCGCCATAGATGGTGTTATAGTTTCCAATACTACAATTGATCGACCACCTAGCTTGAAGAGCATCAATGCCGGCCAGCTAGGTGGTTTGAGCGGAGCCCCGTTATCCCAAAGGACGACCCGGTTAATTGCGAAGGTTTATAAGTGGACCGATGGTAAAATACCGATTATCGGGGTTGGGGGTATCTTCACCGGGCAGGATGCCTATGAGAAGATCTTGGCCGGTGCTAGTGCTGTTCAGTTGTACACAGCGTTCATATTCCATGGACCACCGGTAGTGATGAGAGTGAAACAGGAGCTTGATCAGATACTAAGAGAAAACGGCTATAAAAGTGTTGAAGAGGCTGTTGGAAAAAATTACGAGAAATTCTTGTAA